The following proteins come from a genomic window of Megalobrama amblycephala isolate DHTTF-2021 linkage group LG1, ASM1881202v1, whole genome shotgun sequence:
- the LOC125279900 gene encoding butyrophilin-like protein 2 isoform X1, with protein sequence MDIKFIVISMFLMIADGFTVRGPSGPLFVPLGSSVILPCYVDELLPMKGLEVEWRRTDSETLVHLYQDGESRPEAQQQEYHDRAHFFTDQIQYGNFSLRLDNLRAEDEGKYTCKVYSQQESSETVVQIKDVECLRVSGSNRSVSAYDGEDVILSCSVDSHIKPEHIEEVKWIKTDEYILVLLYQNNETLPDSSNEQYRDRVEFFTDEIPKGNFSLRLKSVRTEDKGVYMCQVFAGGLSANAMVVLERLGFSLLHINCVGFLFCFWIWSCTSALPV encoded by the exons ATGGACATTAAGTTTATTGTTATTTCAATGTTTCTGATGATCGCTGATG GCTTCACTGTACGTGGTCCATCTGGTCCTCTGTTTGTTCCTCTGGGATCTTCAGTGATTTTGCCCTGTTATGTTGATGAACTCTTACCAATGAAGGGTCTGGAGGTGGAATGGAGAAGAACAGACTCAGAGACTCTGGTTCATCTGTATCAAGATGGTGAGAGTCGACCAGAGGCCCAGCAGCAGGAGTATCATGATAGAGCTCATTTCTTTACTGATCAGATTCAATATGGAAACTTCTCCCTCCGTCTGGACAATCTGAGAGCTGAAGATGAGGGAAAATACACATGTAAAGTTTACAGTCAGCAGGAATCTAGTGAAACTGTGGTTCAAATAAAAGATGTTG AGTGTTTGCGAGTATCAGGATCTAATCGGTCTGTATCTGCATATGATGGTGAAGACGTCATTCTGAGCTGCTCTGTAGACTCTCACATCAAACCTGAACACATTGAAGAGGTTAAATGGATAAAAACTGATGAATATATTCTGGTTCTGCTCTACCAAAACAATGAGACTTTACCAGATTCATCAAATGAACAATACAGAGACAGAGTTGAGTTCTTCACTGATGAAATCCCCAAAGGAAACTTCTCTCTCAGACTGAAGAGTGTCAGAACTGAAGATAAAGGAGTTTACATGTGTCAAGTGTTTGCTGGAGGACTTTCAGCCAATGCAATGGTGGTACTGGAGAGACTGG GTTTCTCTCTTTTGCACATTAACTGTGTtggttttctgttttgtttctgGATCTGGAGCTGTACTTCTGCTCTGCCAGTCTGA
- the LOC125279900 gene encoding butyrophilin-like protein 2 isoform X2, which translates to MDIKFIVISMFLMIADGFTVRGPSGPLFVPLGSSVILPCYVDELLPMKGLEVEWRRTDSETLVHLYQDGESRPEAQQQEYHDRAHFFTDQIQYGNFSLRLDNLRAEDEGKYTCKVYSQQESSETVVQIKDVECLRVSGSNRSVSAYDGEDVILSCSVDSHIKPEHIEEVKWIKTDEYILVLLYQNNETLPDSSNEQYRDRVEFFTDEIPKGNFSLRLKSVRTEDKGVYMCQVFAGGLSANAMVVLERLGGIFCCIISKS; encoded by the exons ATGGACATTAAGTTTATTGTTATTTCAATGTTTCTGATGATCGCTGATG GCTTCACTGTACGTGGTCCATCTGGTCCTCTGTTTGTTCCTCTGGGATCTTCAGTGATTTTGCCCTGTTATGTTGATGAACTCTTACCAATGAAGGGTCTGGAGGTGGAATGGAGAAGAACAGACTCAGAGACTCTGGTTCATCTGTATCAAGATGGTGAGAGTCGACCAGAGGCCCAGCAGCAGGAGTATCATGATAGAGCTCATTTCTTTACTGATCAGATTCAATATGGAAACTTCTCCCTCCGTCTGGACAATCTGAGAGCTGAAGATGAGGGAAAATACACATGTAAAGTTTACAGTCAGCAGGAATCTAGTGAAACTGTGGTTCAAATAAAAGATGTTG AGTGTTTGCGAGTATCAGGATCTAATCGGTCTGTATCTGCATATGATGGTGAAGACGTCATTCTGAGCTGCTCTGTAGACTCTCACATCAAACCTGAACACATTGAAGAGGTTAAATGGATAAAAACTGATGAATATATTCTGGTTCTGCTCTACCAAAACAATGAGACTTTACCAGATTCATCAAATGAACAATACAGAGACAGAGTTGAGTTCTTCACTGATGAAATCCCCAAAGGAAACTTCTCTCTCAGACTGAAGAGTGTCAGAACTGAAGATAAAGGAGTTTACATGTGTCAAGTGTTTGCTGGAGGACTTTCAGCCAATGCAATGGTGGTACTGGAGAGACTGG gggGCATCTTTTGCTGCATaattagtaaatcctga